A single window of Sulfitobacter sp. JL08 DNA harbors:
- a CDS encoding nucleotidyltransferase family protein, translating into MRDTPTSIMLFAAGFGTRMGNLTAEQPKPMVPVAGRPLVDHALDQVSPMGFEKVVANLHYKPDVLAAHLSQHGVILSRESPDILETGGGLRAALPYLGGGPVFTMNTDAIWVGSNPLQALSQAWEPDSMDALLMCVSPENAVGHSGAGDFFLAGSGRLSRGKGLIYSGAQIIKTDMLHDVPQAAFSLNIVWEEMLKHQRLFGLEYRGKWCDVGQPESIPLAEAALTARNV; encoded by the coding sequence ATGCGCGACACACCAACCAGCATAATGTTGTTCGCGGCAGGGTTTGGAACCCGTATGGGCAACCTGACCGCCGAGCAGCCAAAGCCCATGGTGCCCGTCGCAGGCAGGCCACTTGTTGATCATGCGCTGGATCAGGTAAGCCCCATGGGGTTCGAAAAAGTTGTTGCGAACCTGCATTACAAGCCCGACGTGCTGGCCGCGCATCTTTCACAACACGGCGTTATTTTGTCCCGCGAAAGCCCCGACATTCTTGAAACCGGCGGCGGTTTGCGGGCGGCGCTGCCGTATCTTGGGGGCGGACCGGTGTTCACGATGAACACGGATGCAATCTGGGTTGGTTCAAATCCGCTGCAAGCTTTGTCACAAGCGTGGGAACCGGACAGCATGGACGCGCTGCTGATGTGTGTTTCCCCCGAAAACGCAGTTGGACATTCCGGTGCAGGGGATTTTTTTCTGGCCGGATCGGGGCGTCTTTCGCGCGGCAAGGGCCTGATTTATTCTGGTGCGCAAATCATCAAGACGGACATGCTGCACGATGTCCCGCAGGCCGCATTCTCTTTGAACATTGTGTGGGAGGAAATGCTGAAGCATCAGCGCCTGTTTGGTCTGGAATACCGCGGAAAGTGGTGTGATGTGGGCCAACCCGAAAGCATCCCACTGGCCGAAGCCGCCCTGACGGCCCGCAATGTTTGA
- a CDS encoding aminoglycoside phosphotransferase family protein encodes MTPREEKAAVFISGTAWAGCDRAALAGDASSRRYERLKAKNGTPAVLMDAPPEKGEDIAPFIRIARYLRDIGLSAPRILAEDRENGFLLLEDLGDDLFARVAMAKPELEGTLYQAATDTLITLHAAKPPALVAYDSILMTEMAALAFDWYQLGALGQTDEQAKSDFRSAFHAALSEHVAAPTVLIQRDYHAENLLWLPDRHGVARVGLLDFQDAMLGHPAYDLVSLLQDARRDVPPALEQAMLSHYIERARVEPESFRISYALLGLQRNLRILGVFSRLCLKSGKPGYIEMIPRVWEFIERNLRHPVLQHLGPLVTVPLPVPTPEILAKLRTQCATHQPA; translated from the coding sequence ATGACACCGCGTGAAGAAAAGGCAGCTGTTTTCATTTCCGGCACGGCCTGGGCCGGATGTGACCGCGCTGCACTTGCGGGGGATGCATCAAGCCGCCGCTACGAACGCCTTAAGGCAAAGAACGGCACGCCAGCAGTCTTGATGGACGCACCCCCGGAAAAAGGCGAAGATATCGCGCCGTTCATTCGCATCGCGCGTTATCTGCGCGACATCGGGTTAAGTGCGCCGCGCATTCTGGCGGAAGACAGGGAAAACGGATTTCTGCTTCTTGAGGATTTGGGGGATGATCTGTTTGCCAGAGTTGCGATGGCAAAACCCGAGCTGGAAGGCACGCTTTATCAGGCTGCAACAGACACGCTAATCACCCTTCATGCTGCGAAACCGCCAGCTTTGGTTGCTTATGATTCGATCCTCATGACGGAAATGGCGGCCCTTGCGTTTGACTGGTACCAGTTGGGGGCACTGGGTCAGACGGATGAACAGGCAAAATCTGATTTCCGATCCGCGTTTCATGCTGCACTGAGCGAACACGTTGCCGCACCGACGGTTCTGATCCAGCGTGATTACCACGCGGAAAACCTGCTTTGGCTTCCCGACAGACACGGCGTTGCTCGGGTCGGCCTGCTGGACTTTCAGGATGCGATGTTGGGGCATCCTGCTTATGATCTGGTGTCTCTTTTGCAGGATGCGCGCCGCGATGTTCCGCCCGCGCTGGAACAGGCAATGTTGTCGCATTACATCGAACGCGCCCGGGTCGAACCCGAAAGTTTCCGCATCAGTTACGCTCTGCTGGGCTTGCAACGGAACCTGCGAATCCTCGGCGTTTTTTCAAGGCTGTGCCTCAAGTCCGGAAAACCGGGATATATCGAAATGATCCCGCGCGTGTGGGAGTTTATCGAGCGCAATCTGCGTCATCCTGTATTACAGCATCTTGGTCCGCTTGTTACGGTCCCCCTGCCCGTCCCAACCCCTGAAATCCTTGCAAAACTAAGGACGCAATGCGCGACACACCAACCAGCATAA
- the tsaE gene encoding tRNA (adenosine(37)-N6)-threonylcarbamoyltransferase complex ATPase subunit type 1 TsaE codes for MNEHSLIFDLATEAETAELAVRLGKQLETGDVVLLEGDIGTGKTCFARHLIQSQQRLTEDVPSPSFTLVQVYDTKPGQIWHADLYRLSSPDDVEELGLSDAFQTAICLIEWPDRLGELAPEDALLIRFELGDTETARTLTFSWQNDRWANLSKAITK; via the coding sequence ATGAATGAACACTCCCTGATTTTTGATCTGGCGACCGAAGCTGAAACTGCCGAACTGGCGGTCAGATTGGGCAAACAGCTTGAAACGGGGGATGTTGTTCTTCTTGAGGGGGACATTGGAACTGGTAAAACCTGTTTCGCGCGGCATCTTATCCAGTCACAGCAACGCCTGACAGAAGATGTACCTTCGCCAAGTTTTACTTTGGTTCAGGTCTATGACACCAAACCCGGACAGATATGGCATGCCGATCTGTATCGTCTGTCATCCCCGGATGACGTTGAGGAGTTGGGATTGTCAGACGCGTTTCAAACTGCAATCTGCCTGATTGAATGGCCGGATCGTCTGGGCGAACTTGCGCCGGAAGATGCGCTTTTGATCCGGTTTGAGCTGGGCGACACCGAAACAGCCAGAACCTTGACCTTCAGCTGGCAGAATGATCGATGGGCAAACCTGTCAAAGGCCATAACCAAATGA
- a CDS encoding PAS-domain containing protein, with product MTGLYWGDLVLLVLVCSGVAALALLWIARTASEPAAPVENIRSVSPDGLVFLLDGTNLRDVSPDAEALIEDIIDDDGWTRIGKVLRPRFPELPRSIETFSGSGRCDYADGDHGDPARLSVEWNNGIIRLEVIEPSDASGNAIRQHVEAVQITEQSMAREAMESAPYPVWQIGDDSMPRWHNPAYDVLRNKLGISENEPVFDLGEIDRVKTGKIRTSVSVDSGKQTAWFDVFVSRAEDRSFCYAVNVDMVVNAEVARRNFVQTLTKTFAELSSGLAIFDRNRQLALFNPALIDLTALSAEFLSARPNLLSFFDRLRDNRMMPEPKDYKSWREQIADLVASARNGDYVETWTLPSGPTYKVSGRPHPDGAIAFLIEDISAEVSLTRRFRSELEQGQSLLDALDDALVVFSSTGILTLSNTAYRDLWRTDPDSSFVDMTILDAIRHFQTQCQATPLFGELRDYVLDCTERAEWDGLVRMNCGHELVCGVHPISNGATLVRFQKNSETPLIRKAQRTITAETA from the coding sequence GTGACAGGACTGTATTGGGGTGACTTGGTTTTGCTTGTCTTGGTGTGTTCGGGCGTTGCAGCGCTGGCCCTATTGTGGATCGCCCGCACCGCTTCCGAACCGGCGGCACCTGTCGAAAACATCCGTTCCGTTTCACCGGACGGTTTGGTGTTTTTGCTGGATGGAACAAATCTGCGCGATGTATCCCCTGACGCAGAAGCCCTGATCGAAGATATCATCGACGATGACGGCTGGACCCGGATAGGCAAGGTGCTGCGCCCCCGTTTCCCGGAATTGCCACGAAGCATCGAAACGTTTTCCGGTTCTGGCCGTTGTGACTATGCGGACGGAGATCATGGTGATCCGGCCAGGCTGTCGGTTGAATGGAATAACGGAATCATCCGGCTTGAAGTGATCGAACCATCTGACGCAAGCGGGAATGCGATACGTCAGCATGTTGAGGCCGTTCAAATCACCGAACAATCCATGGCGCGCGAGGCGATGGAAAGCGCACCCTATCCTGTTTGGCAAATCGGTGATGACAGCATGCCAAGATGGCACAATCCGGCCTATGATGTGCTGCGCAACAAACTGGGGATTTCAGAAAACGAACCGGTGTTTGATCTGGGCGAAATTGACAGGGTCAAGACAGGCAAGATCCGGACCTCGGTTAGTGTTGACAGCGGAAAACAAACGGCCTGGTTTGATGTTTTCGTGTCGCGGGCTGAAGATCGCAGCTTTTGTTACGCTGTTAACGTGGACATGGTTGTGAATGCCGAAGTCGCGCGGCGGAATTTTGTCCAGACGCTGACCAAAACCTTTGCAGAGCTATCCAGTGGGCTGGCTATATTTGACCGGAACCGACAATTGGCGCTGTTTAATCCGGCCCTGATCGACTTGACGGCACTTTCAGCCGAGTTTTTGAGCGCGCGCCCGAATCTTTTGTCTTTCTTTGACCGCTTGCGCGACAACAGAATGATGCCCGAGCCCAAGGACTATAAATCCTGGCGCGAACAGATTGCCGATCTGGTGGCGAGCGCACGAAACGGCGACTACGTCGAAACCTGGACCCTGCCCTCTGGTCCGACTTACAAGGTCAGCGGGCGGCCCCATCCGGATGGTGCGATCGCATTCCTGATCGAAGATATCAGCGCCGAGGTTTCGCTGACCCGCCGGTTCCGGTCGGAACTGGAACAGGGGCAATCCCTGCTTGATGCTTTGGACGACGCGCTTGTCGTTTTTTCCTCGACCGGCATTCTGACCCTGTCCAATACCGCATATCGCGATCTTTGGCGGACGGACCCGGACAGCAGCTTTGTCGACATGACAATTCTGGACGCCATACGGCATTTTCAGACGCAGTGCCAAGCAACCCCCCTGTTTGGAGAGTTGCGCGACTACGTTCTGGATTGTACCGAACGCGCCGAATGGGACGGGCTTGTGCGTATGAACTGCGGCCATGAATTGGTGTGCGGCGTCCATCCGATTTCAAATGGGGCAACGCTTGTCAGGTTCCAGAAGAATTCGGAAACGCCCCTCATCCGGAAAGCACAGCGAACGATAACAGCCGAGACCGCATGA
- the regB gene encoding sensor histidine kinase RegB: MTDSNTGILFGDDRSNWIRLRTMILLRWAAIVGQLTAITVAQRMYGLQLELGLCYMAVGVSVIGNLIAIFVFPENKRLSETENFLMVLFDLLQLSFLLYLSGGLHNPFALLLLGPVTISAAVLAPRSTIVLAGTAIVIATLLTEFHLPLRTEQGFILRIPDVFVFGNWVALVIAIVFLSVYARSVTSEMHSMSDALAATQMALSREQKLTDLGGVVAAAAHELGTPLATIKLASAELIEELHDRDELREDAELIRQQADRCRDILRDMGRVGKDDLLLRQAPLVTVLQEAAEPHMSRGKTIHFQEGDHINDALQPSILRRPEVIHGLRNLIQNAVDFASANIWIETRWNDETISVRIVDDGRGFPSHLIGRIGDPFVKNRRADGRSRPEYEGMGLGLFIAKTLLERSGAELSFANGSNPDRPSKSSKQKRGAIVKVTWPRGRIDAKSVENISLTTGRNQPIEI; the protein is encoded by the coding sequence CGATCGCAGCAACTGGATCAGGTTGCGCACGATGATCCTTTTGCGCTGGGCAGCCATTGTCGGGCAGTTAACGGCCATTACAGTTGCCCAGCGCATGTATGGCCTACAGCTTGAGCTTGGTCTATGTTACATGGCCGTCGGTGTCTCGGTGATCGGAAACCTGATCGCCATCTTTGTCTTTCCGGAAAATAAACGGCTTTCGGAAACCGAAAATTTCCTGATGGTGCTGTTTGACCTGCTTCAGCTCAGCTTTCTTTTGTATCTTTCCGGCGGGTTGCATAACCCGTTCGCCCTTTTGTTACTGGGTCCGGTCACGATCTCGGCTGCGGTTCTTGCGCCACGTTCAACCATCGTTCTTGCAGGTACGGCAATTGTGATCGCTACGCTGCTTACGGAATTTCATTTGCCGTTGCGCACGGAACAGGGGTTTATCCTGCGCATTCCGGATGTGTTTGTTTTCGGCAACTGGGTCGCGCTGGTGATCGCGATTGTGTTCCTGTCTGTCTACGCGCGCAGCGTCACGTCCGAAATGCATTCGATGTCGGATGCGTTGGCGGCCACGCAAATGGCCCTGTCCCGCGAACAGAAGTTGACAGATCTGGGCGGGGTTGTTGCAGCAGCTGCCCACGAACTGGGCACGCCTTTGGCGACAATCAAACTTGCCAGCGCCGAACTGATTGAAGAACTGCACGACCGTGATGAACTACGCGAAGATGCGGAACTGATACGACAGCAGGCAGACCGGTGCAGGGATATCCTGCGCGATATGGGGCGGGTGGGAAAAGACGATCTGCTGTTGCGACAAGCGCCTCTGGTAACTGTTCTGCAAGAAGCCGCCGAGCCTCATATGAGCCGCGGAAAGACGATCCACTTTCAGGAAGGCGATCATATAAACGATGCGCTCCAGCCATCGATCCTGCGCCGTCCGGAAGTCATTCACGGGCTGCGCAATCTGATTCAGAACGCAGTCGATTTTGCCAGTGCGAACATATGGATCGAAACCCGCTGGAATGATGAAACGATATCAGTGCGGATCGTTGATGACGGGCGCGGTTTTCCTTCACATCTTATCGGCCGGATCGGCGACCCGTTTGTGAAAAACCGCCGTGCCGACGGGCGCTCTCGACCGGAATACGAAGGTATGGGGCTTGGCCTGTTTATCGCCAAGACATTGTTGGAAAGGTCGGGTGCCGAGTTGAGCTTTGCCAACGGATCCAACCCTGACCGGCCGTCAAAATCATCTAAGCAGAAACGCGGCGCGATTGTGAAAGTCACCTGGCCACGGGGCCGGATCGACGCGAAATCCGTTGAAAACATCTCTCTCACGACGGGTCGCAATCAACCTATCGAAATCTGA